In the genome of Drosophila pseudoobscura strain MV-25-SWS-2005 chromosome 3, UCI_Dpse_MV25, whole genome shotgun sequence, one region contains:
- the stau gene encoding maternal effect protein staufen, with amino-acid sequence MQHNVHTARPAPHIRAHHHTHGHTHMQMHPSLEQHLAAAASMAGAPQMQQQQQPAPHRDHHHPRLNHHHLHAQQQQTSSNPAAVAVAAGPAYHHSSNISSSSNNNQMQKIRQQHQHLSTSNGHVGKCNQPLPQAYNPLAGNPAALSYNPLPPPPPPPHHMATHIGSYAAHPPHYYQMSQPKPPSKYNNNSGGHYIPNSGTSNGYAPKAILQTTYRNAKVAPVMAPAMVPEAVVVAAVPAPTAELPEGVNSSVLPGATESTCLEELPQLEQPNVEQSTTETGAPTVNNFSSTEHIDATGTLPNEDSSSGRSGKDKTPMCLVNELARYNKITHQYRLTGERGPAHCKTFTVTLKLGDEEYSADGFKIKKAQHMAASRAIEETKYKHPPPKIRRSEEASTTRTHITPTVELNALAMKLGQRTYYLLDPTQMQPTDPLMPSEFGGGSLLPTPPPGMQQPMPQPLPPPFALRPARHGHSFVPIPSPPMHPHGFYNPQRAYGPKYASRYTMVPPLGPHMIHGPNMSYAPIPPTPSKITLYVGKQKFVGIGRTLQQAKHDAAARALQVLKTQASSASEEALDDSMDEGDKKSPISQVHEIGIKRNMTVHFKVLREDGPAHMKNFITACVVGSIVTEGEGNGKKLSKKRSAEKMLTELQKLPPLTPTKQTPVRRIKVKTPGKNGSANGNGGGTTISLSDVVSMAKPERRKRLNVAIRPVELDDAENPITKLIQLQQTRKEKEPIFELIAKNGNEASRRREFVMEVSASGTTARGTGNSKKLAKRSAAQALLELLESDEHRNAVQVSQDSTIDSNPTEIATATATSAPVIEAIAETDIPMVSTPVGPMPGILILRQHKRPPKRKVDPMIIVKDSEDTKEEEEEANKETTTTRTDDNSSSSEPQPNEAAAENTLNTSTGSNTSGVSSNSSNTAASSSASAAVHMKEQLLYLSKLFEFEVNFSDYPKGNHNEFLTIVTLSTNPPQICHGVGKSSDESQNDAARNALKILSELGLNNAKK; translated from the exons ATGCAGCACAATGTGCACACCGCCAGACCGGCGCCCCACATACGCGCCCATCACCACACTCACGGCCACACTCACATGCAGATGCATCCAAGCTTGGAGCAGCATCTGGCAGCCGCGGCATCAATGGCCGGCGCTCCCCagatgcagcaacaacagcagccggcTCCACATCgcgatcatcatcatccacg ACTGAACCATCACCATCTAcacgcacagcagcagcagacgtcGTCGAATCCTGCCGCCGTTGCCGTGGCGGCTGGACCTGCCTAtcaccacagcagcaacatcagcagcagcagcaacaacaaccaaatgcaaaagatccgacagcagcatcagcatctcAGCACCAGTAACGGGCACGTGGGTAAATGCAACCAGCCTCTGCCGCAGGCCTACAACCCTCTGGCTGGCAATCCGGCCGCTCTCTCGTACAATCCgctgccgcctcctccgccgccgccgcaccACATGGCCACCCACATCGGCAGCTATGCAGCCCATCCGCCCCACTACTACCAAATGAGCCAGCCCAAGCCGCCCTCaaagtacaacaacaacagtggcGGCCACTACATCCCCAACAGCGGCACCAGCAACGGCTATGCCCCCAAGGCCATCCTACAGACAACATATCGCAATGCCAAAGTCGCACCAGTCATGGCCCCAGCAATGGTCCCCGAggcagtggtagtggcagcagtaccagcaccaacagcagagCTTCCAGAAGGTGTGAATAGCAGCGTCCTACCGGGAGCTACGGAATCCACATGTTTGGAGGAGTTGCCGCAACTGGAGCAGCCGAATGTGGAGCAAAGCACAACGGAGACGGGAGCGCCAACAGTAAATAACTTCAGCAGCACAGAGCACATCGATGCGACGGGCACGCTGCCCAACGAGGACAGCAGCTCGGGACGCAGTGGCAAGGACAAGACGCCCATGTGCCTGGTCAACGAACTGGCCAGATACAACAAGATCACCCACCAGTACCGGCTGACGGGCGAACGGGGACCGGCCCACTGCAAAACCTTCACGGTCACCTTGAAGTTGGGCGATGAGGAGTATTCGGCGGACGGGTTCAAGATAAAGAAGGCCCAGCACATGGCCGCCTCCAGGGCCATCGAGGAGACCAAGTACAAGCATCCGCCTCCGAAGATACGCCGCAGCGAAGAAGCCAGCACCACACGCACCCACATCACACCCACCGTTGAGCTGAATGCGCTGGCCATGAAGCTGGGGCAGCGCACCTACTACCTGCTGGACCCCACACAGATGCAGCCCACCGATCCGCTAATGCCGTCGGAGTTTGGAGGGGGCTCCCTTTTGCCCACACCACCGCCAGGGATGCAGCAGCCCATGCCTCAGCCACTGCCACCTCCCTTCGCCCTGCGCCCTGCACGACATGGCCACAGTTTCGTGCCCATTCCTTCCCCGCCCATGCATCCACATGGCTTTTATAATCCCCAGCGGGCTTATGGGCCCAAATATGCGTCACGATATACGATGGTGCCGCCGCTAGGGCCTCACATGATCCACGGGCCAAATATGTCCTACGCCCCGATTCCACCCACGCCCAGCAAGATCACCTTGTACGTGGGAAAGCAGAAATTCGTGGGAATCGGGCGCACGCTGCAGCAGGCCAAGCACGATGCGGCGGCACGGGCTCTGCAGGTGCTCAAGACGCAGGCCAGCTCAGCGTCAGAGGAGGCGCTCGACGACTCTATGGACGAGGGCGACAAAAAGTCGCCCATCTCTCAGGTGCACGAGATCGGTATCAAGCGCAACATGACTGTTCACTTCAAGGTGCTGCGCGAGGATGGACCGGCCCACATGAAGAACTTCATCACGGCCTGCGTCGTGGGTAGCATCGTCACCGAGGGAGAGGGCAACGGCAAGAAGCTGTCGAAGAAGCGGTCGGCCGAAAAGATGCTCACAGAATTGCAGAAGCTGCCGCCACTCACGCCCACCAAGCAGACGCCAGTAAGGCGCATCAAGGTGAAGACGCCTGGCAAAAATGGGTCGGCGAACGGCAATGGAGGTGGCACAACCATTTCGCTATCGGACGTGGTCTCCATGGCAAAGCCGGAACGGCGGAAGCGACTCAATGTCGCCATCAGACCTGTGGAGCTGGACGATGCCGAGAACCCCATAACGAAGCTcattcagctgcagcagacgCGCAAGGAAAAGGAGCCCATTTTCGAACTGATAGCGAAGAACGGCAACGAAGCCTCCAGGCGGCGCGAGTTCGTCATGGAGGTGTCGGCCAGCGGAACCACAGCCCGAGGAACGGGCAACAGCAAGAAGCTGGCCAAGCGCAGTGCAGCGCAGG CTTTGTTAGAATTACTGGAATCGGATGAGCATAGGAACGCAGTCCAGGTGTCACAGGATTCCACAATCGATAGCAATCCAACAGAAATAGCAACTGCCACAGCGACATCAGCGCCAGTAATTGAAGCCATTGCAGAAACGGATATTCCGATGGTCTCAACGCCAGTGGGCCCCATGCCCGGTATCCTGATTCTGCGCCAGCACAAGAGAC CACCCAAAAGGAAAGTGGATCCAATGATTATTGTCAAGGACAGCGAAGATAccaaggaggaggaagaggaagccAACAAGGAGACAACGACCACAAGGACAgacgacaacagcagcagcagcgagccACAACCCAATGAGGCAGCCGCCGAAAatacgctgaatacatcgaCGGGGAGCAACACGAGTGGCGTgagcagcaatagcagcaaTACCGCTGCCAGCAGTAGTGCATCCGCAGCCGTACACATGAAGGAGCAGCTTCTGTACCTAAGCaaattgtttgaatttgaG GTTAATTTCTCGGACTATCCCAAGGGAAACCACAACGAGTTCCTCACGATTGTGACGCTCTCGACGAACCCGCCGCAGATCTGCCATGGCGTTGGCAAGAGCTCCGACGAGTCGCAGAACGACGCTGCGCGCAATGCCTTAAAAATCCTCAGCGAACTGGGCCTCAACAATGCCAAAAAGTAA
- the Spn55B gene encoding serine protease inhibitor 42Dd, with protein sequence MFDFNLEFARGGARFTSELFQLLAAGGVKENIVFSPFSIQACIALAFAGAQGETADEIAKALHFVSNFPPEVGQTFQFVLEQYKNSSLLSVANKLYVQEGKQLKQSYAAAIKEHYHSEAESINFALSDAAAQAINSWVNAKTQGKITELVSADSFSDNTRLVLLNALHFKGSWTHKFNEQGTAEDDFFVGEEEAVKVNYMNQKAKFGYGFFEDLGCTALDMPYKDSDLSMFVLLPQERTGLKALAEKLKSVNLVDLADKLDVEEVQVKFPKFKVDYSLELGDKLKELGIKKMFTESAEFNNLLESPEGVFVSKVLHKATIEVNEEGTEAAAATGMIMMTRMMTFPLQFQADRPFLYVIWNKKNILFAGAFVNAPTS encoded by the exons ATGTTCGACTTCAATTTGGAATTTGCGCGTGGCGGTGCCCGCTTCACCAGTGAGCTGTTCCAACTGCTGGCCGCAGGTGGCGTCAAGGAGAACATCGTATTCTCTCCCTTCTCCATCCAGGCCTGCATTGCTCTGGCCTTTGCCGGTGCCCAGGGAGAGACCGCCGATGAGATCGCCAAGGCATTGCATTTCGTGTCCAACTTCCCCCCTGAGGTGGGGCAAACCTTTCAGTTTGTGCTGGAGCAGTACAAGAACAGCAGCCTCCTGAGCGTCGCCAATAAGTTGTACGTGCAAGAGGGCAAGCAGCTGAAGCAGTCCTATGCGGCGGCCATCAAGGAGCACTACCACTCCGAGGCGGAGTCCATCAACTTTGCTCTCAGCGATGCAGCTGCTCAGGCCATTAACAGTTGGGTCAATGCCAAGACACAGGGCAAGATAACGGAGCTGGTTAGCGCCGACAGTTTCTCGGACAACACACGCCTTGTCCTCTTGAACGCCCTCCACTTCAAGGGCAGCTGGACCCACAAATTCAACGAGCAAGGCACCGCGGAGGACGATTTCTTTGTGGGCGAAGAGGAGGCCGTTAAAGTCAATTACATGAATCAGAAGGCCAAATTCGGCTACGGCTTCTTTGAGGACTTGGGCTGCACAGCCTTGGATATGCCGTACAAGGACTCCGATTTGTCCATGTTTGTGCTGTTGCCACAGGAACGCACTGGCCTGAAGGCCTTGGCCGAAAAACTAAAGTCAGTGAACCTGGTCGATTTGGCCGACAAACTGGACGTCGAGGAGGTGCAAGTCAAGTTCCCAAAGTTCAAAGTTGACTACTCTCTCGAGCTGGGCGACAAGTTGAAAGAG CTTGGCATCAAGAAAATGTTTACGGAAAGCGCCGAGTTCAACAATTTGCTGGAATCTCCCGAAGGTGTGTTTGTGTCGAAGGTATTGCACAAGGCCACAATTGAAGTCAATGAGGAGGGCACGGAGGCTGCTGCAGCCACTGGAATGATCATGATGACTCGCATGATGACATTCCCATTGCAGTTTCAAGCTGATCGCCCGTTCCTGTACGTCATCTGGAACAAGAAGAACATCCTCTTCGCGGGTGCTTTTGTAAATGCACCAACTTCTTAG
- the Rdh1 gene encoding retinol dehydrogenase 13, with protein sequence MCCLIDCLLCPSVLWAALIGGAIYFLKDYMQGGQFKKDTDETGKVFIVTGANTGIGKETVREIAKRGGTVYMACRDMNRCEQARLEIVNETNNRNIFSRVLDLSSLDSVREFVAGFKKEQDKLHVLINNAGVMRCPKALTKDGFEMQLGVNHMGHFLLTNLLLDVLKKSAPSRIVVVSSLAHTRGAINVDDLNSEKSYSEADAYSQSKLANVLFTRELASRLKGTGVTVNSLHPGVVDTELARNWAFFQTNFVKYFLKHLIWPLLKTPKSGAQTSIYAALDRDLDGVTGLYFSDCKPKDVAPAGKDDKTAKFLWKESEKWTGLVSSN encoded by the exons atgtgCTGTCTCATAGATTGTTTGTTGTGCCCAAGTGTACTGTGGGCGGCCCTAATCGGCGGTGCCATCTATTTCCTAAA GGATTACATGCAAGGTGGCCAATTCAAGAAGGACACCGATGAGACGGGCAAGGTATTCATTGTGACTGGAGCCAACACCGGCATCGGCAAGGAGACGGTGCGGGAGATAGCCAAGCGGGGGGGAACGGTTTACATGGCATGTCGGGATATGAACAGATGCGAACAGGCGCGTCTGGAAATCGTTAATGAGACCAACAATAGGAACATTTTCTCTAGAGTGTTGGATTTGAGTTCGCTGGACTCCGTCCGGGAATTCGTTGCTGG ATTCAAGAAAGAGCAGGATAAACTCCATGTCCTCATCAACAATGCCGGAGTTATGCGCTGTCCCAAAGCATTGACGAAGGATGGCTTTGAAATGCAATTGGGCGTGAATCACATGGGCCACTTTCTGTTGACAAATTTGCTGCTGGACGTCCTGAAG AAATCGGCCCCTAGTCGCATTGTCGTCGTTTCTAGCTTGGCCCATACGCGTGGGGCCATCAACGTAGACGACTTGAATAGCGAAAAGTCGTACAGTGAGGCCGATGCCTACAGCCAGAGCAAATTGGCCAACGTCCTTTTCACCCGCGAGCTGGCCAGCCGTTTGAAGGGAACTGGAGTCACTGTTAATTCCCTGCATCCTGGTGTTGTGGATACCGAGCTGGCGAGGAACTGGGCCTTCTTTCAGACCAATTTTGTGAA gTACTTCCTGAAGCATCTAATATGGCCGCTCCTGAAGACTCCCAAGAGTGGAGCACAGACTTCCATTTATGCAGCATTGGACCGTGACTTGGATGGCGTTACTGGCCTGTACTTTAGTGACTGTAAGCCAAAGGATGTGGCCCCTGCTGGCAAAGACGACAAAACTGCGAAATTCCTgtggaaagagagcgagaaatGGACGGGTCTAGTGTCGTCTAATTAG
- the DCTN4-p62 gene encoding dynactin subunit 4 has translation MSFMQPSPVKYACSCGILNPINKLFFCRHCPKLRCGFCVCHEIESHFCSNCLENIPSSEARHKKNCCANCFDCPCCQHTLSARAANVPVVRKTEEIKDGESKESPSGAATPPAPGSSKPSAIPTTKKIYYLSCLSCRWTTRDVGIPDQGVASGTWPDNECLYQARFNTLVDYYQSIVLQEKQEKMEFLRRKAPKQHKFPSLTDRTGLTVSLIRRQIGWHEKSIPKTKAISITPAEVTADVGGLPEDIFTEPLNLRNITTIAQRHGQPGDQPTAVSNLYPQRRSLWIKRSLRCRQCEHNLIKPEYHPTSIKYRIQLFASYHVPEVLMVRCEQPLQPGKSNAILLKFSNPTMYDMTIRILSALPPEEELITSEAFQKACKMNEEAVTSSPLVRAIGLTLSRQNSTREVKREVEDVSNAEIVPLESEFVLSQRDDSKEFDEDVQLPTEEPKFIVWRKGNKVLIRLQFTPAADLPANTDVVMGFFMQYTYVNTVSNASEKKEPTTNALHSRIFINAGATEKAD, from the coding sequence ATGAGTTTCATGCAACCGAGTCCCGTCAAGTACGCTTGCTCCTGCGGCATACTAAACCCCATCAACAAGCTGTTCTTCTGCCGCCACTGTCCAAAGTTGAGATGCGGATTCTGCGTGTGCCACGAAATCGAGTCGCACTTCTGCTCCAATTGCCTGGAGAACATCCCTTCGTCGGAGGCGCGACACAAGAAGAATTGCTGTGCCAATTGCTTCGACTGTCCATGCTGCCAGCACACGCTCTCCGCTCGCGCCGCCAACGTTCCAGTGGTGCGTAAGACGGAGGAGATCAAGGACGGAGAAAGTAAGGAGTCACCTTCGGGGGCAGCCACACCCCCAGCTCCAGGCAGCAGCAAGCCGTCGGCCATACCCACAACCAAGAAGATATACTACTTGTCATGTCTGTCATGCCGCTGGACAACGCGCGATGTGGGCATACCAGACCAGGGTGTGGCCTCTGGCACCTGGCCGGACAACGAGTGCCTGTACCAGGCGCGCTTCAATACGCTCGTAGACTACTACCAGTCGATAGTACTGCAGGAGAAGCAGGAAAAGATGGAGTTTCTGCGACGCAAAGCGCCCAAGCAGCACAAATTCCCCAGCCTGACCGATCGCACTGGCCTCACGGTGTCCCTGATTCGTCGCCAGATCGGGTGGCACGAAAAAAGCATTCCCAAGACGAAGGCAATTAGCATCACGCCGGCCGAGGTCACTGCAGATGTGGGTGGCCTTCCAGAGGACATCTTTACTGAACCTCTGAATCTTCGCAACATAACAACGATTGCGCAGCGACACGGCCAGCCGGGAGATCAGCCGACTGCTGTCAGCAACCTTTATCCGCAACGACGCTCGCTCTGGATCAAGCGATCTCTGCGTTGCCGCCAGTGCGAGCATAATTTGATAAAGCCGGAGTATCATCCGACATCGATCAAGTACCGCATACAGCTGTTCGCCAGCTACCATGTTCCCGAGGTGCTAATGGTGCGCTGCGAGCAGCCGCTTCAGCCGGGCAAGAGCAATGCCATACTCTTGAAGTTCTCTAATCCGACTATGTACGACATGACCATACGGATTCTGAGTGCACTTCCTCCAGAGGAGGAACTCATTACATCTGAGGCCTTCCAGAAGGCCTGCAAAATGAACGAGGAAGCGGTCACATCGTCTCCACTGGTGCGGGCCATCGGACTAACTTTGTCCCGACAAAATTCGACCCGAGAAGTGAAGCGCGAAGTGGAGGATGTGAGCAATGCTGAGATTGTGCCGCTCGAGAGCGAGTTTGTGCTCAGTCAACGCGACGATTCAAAGGAGTTCGACGAGGATGTGCAGCTGCCAACCGAAGAGCCCAAGTTTATCGTCTGGCGCAAGGGCAACAAGGTCCTGATTAGACTGCAGTTCACACCGGCAGCTGATCTACCAGCGAACACTGACGTAGTGATGGGTTTCTTCATGCAGTACACGTACGTCAACACAGTGTCCAATGCGTCCGAAAAGAAGGAGCCCACAACAAACGCCCTCCACTCCAGGATATTTATAAATGCGGGCGCCACGGAAAAGGCAGACTGA
- the Tbcb gene encoding tubulin-folding cofactor B: MADLIKLGKSDYIKANVSNSHNDAVAFEVKLAKDLTISALKSKLEILTGGSAGTMKVELYKGDKCLGTLDNNDAQLGYYASCDGLRLHVIDTFASFCFDAPVEKFELSKDQYDKRSDSVRHYLKQNRLGKYNEEEMQQIEEKKRQQAEEVQKRAELCVVDKRCEVTVQGNPRRRGTIKYNGPLEGKSGIFIGIQYDEPLGKNNGSVNGKVYFVCPPNYGGFVSPLSVTVGDFPPEDFNLDEEL, encoded by the exons ATGGCTGATCTAATTAAATTGGGTAAATCGGATTATATCAAAGCTAATGTATCCAACTCGCATAATGATGCCGTCGCATTTGAGGTAAAGCTTGCCAAAGACTTAACGATTTCGGCCCTGAAG AGCAAGCTGGAAATATTGACTGGTGGGAGTGCTGGCACCATGAAAGTGGAACTGTACAAAGGCGACAAGTGCTTGGGCACCCTGGATAACAACGATGCCCAGCTGGGATACTATGCCAGTTGCGATGGTCTTCGCCTCCATGTCATCGATACATTCGCCAGCTTCTGCTTTGACGCTCCCGTTGAGAAATTCGAGCTGAGCAAAGACCAGTACGACAAAAGGTCCGACTCAGTGCGGCATTACCTGAAACAAAATCGTCTGGGAAAGTACAACGAGGAGGAAATGCAGCAGATTGAGGAGAAGAAACGACAGCAAGCAGAAGAGGTGCAGAAGCGGGCCGAGCTGTGTGTCGTTGATAAGCGATGCGAG GTGACTGTGCAGGGTAATCCACGGCGTCGCGGTACGATTAAGTACAATGGACCACTTGAAGGCAAAAGTGGTATTTTCATTGGAATACAGTATGATGAACCACTGGGAAAGAATAACGGAAG TGTCAATGGAAAAGTATACTTTGTATGTCCTCCAAATTATGGCGGCTTCGTCTCCCCGTTATCCGTGACTGTGGGTGATTTTCCACCAGAAGACTTCAACCTTGATGAGGAACTCTGA
- the LOC117183623 gene encoding uncharacterized protein, with the protein MCRSLTSQHGSQRRKKSRLSSAGNEDSKKSGSLHSAFQMYSPFSSKENLESGDDMQAARLGIVRDQDSLGTDAQPSDSIIMPLCGELNTINAILEEEGESLENKTSESIKETTKGPTTTSVDSGRHEDDVSCQKGRGDDSSGSGRGGSNRIKRNLKHTGSLIVRKLTAFRHGGSDKKGASRTSTISKEPQVPPEQHGQHPVAKEEEKPNTKSHVAMLRTTTL; encoded by the coding sequence ATGTGCCGATCCCTAACCAGTCAGCATGGCTCTCAGCGGCGCAAAAAGAGCAGGCTGTCCAGCGCGGGAAACGAGGACTCCAAAAAATCTGGATCCTTGCATTCGGCTTTTCAAATGTACTCGCCCTTTAGCTCCAAGGAGAATTTGGAGTCGGGCGATGACATGCAGGCAGCTCGCCTCGGCATAGTGCGTGATCAGGACTCGCTGGGTACTGATGCGCAGCCCAGCGATTCAATTATCATGCCCCTCTGCGGTGAATTAAATACAATAAACGCCATTTTGGAAGAGGAAGGGGAGAGCCTAGAAAATAAAACGAGTGAATCTATTAAAGAGACAACCAAAGGTCCAACGACCACATCGGTGGACAGTGGAAGACATGAAGATGATGTCAGTTGCCAAAAGGGCAGAGGTGAtgacagcagtggcagcggcaggggcggAAGCAATCGAATAAAAAGGAACCTCAAACACACGGGCAGCCTCATTGTGCGCAAACTAACAGCCTTCAGGCATGGCGGTTCAGACAAAAAGGGTGCGTCTAGGACAAGCACAATATCAAAGGAGCCACAGGTCCCACCCGAACAGCATGGACAGCATCCAGTGGCCAAGGAAGAGgaaaaaccaaacaccaaaTCGCATGTGGCAATGCTACGCACCACAACTCTCTAA